Within the Streptomyces sp. NBC_00353 genome, the region CGTCGCCCACCGGCTGACCACGGCCGCCCGCGCCGACCGGGTCGTGGTGATGGACCACGGCCGGGTCGTCGAGGACGGCACGCACGACGAACTCCTCGCCGAGGATGGGCATTACGCCGTGCTGTGGCGGACCTTCATCGGGGAGGACGAGCCCGCGGGGGTCTGACCCGGGCAGGTCTCAGCGGATGCCTGAGATCTTGCCGGTCCGCAGGTCCGACTGAACCGTCGGACGGGTGTACGTGGGGTGCTTGCCGCCGCTCCAGGTGAGCCGCACCTTCGACCTGGTGTGTCCGGCGCCGCTGTCGCCCGCGGTGACCTTGAAGGCGAGATGGGTAGCTCGCCGGGTGCAACCTCCGGATGGCCTCTCGCGTCGTACGCATGTACGCATGTGTGGCACGTTTGAGCGAGTGTGTTCGATGGGGCGGATGGGGTGGCTGGGGTGATGGGTCTGCTGGGGATCAGAGGAACCGGAAGGGCAGCAAGGGCGAGCGGTGGCGGGGGGCGGCAGGCCCTGGCGCAGCTGCTCGTCCTGGCGCTGGTGAGCGCCGTCGGCCTGGTCCTCGGCGGTACCGGAGCGAGCAGCGCCGACGCCGTGTCGGCGTGCGGCGGACGACCCGCGAAGACGGTGAAGTTCGCGACCGGCGAGCTGCGCGTCTACAGGAGCCGCGGCTACGCCTGCGCGGTCACCGTCGCCAAGAAGCCGGGCAAGCGCCGCCCGATCTCCGTCCAGCTGCAGGCACGCGGTGCCCGGCCCGTCGGCGACAGCGGCAGATACACCACGCAGGCAGGCCCGGTGACGGTGCCCGCGCTGCACCGATGCATACGGGCCGCGGGCTCGGTCTCCGGGACATCGCGCTCCACGGGCTGGATCCTCTGCTGACGCCGCCTGCCTGACGCCGGGACAACAGGGTCTGGCGGGTCGGGTGTTGCCCCCGCTAGGTTCACGACGAATGTTGTGAATCAAGGGGAGGGTGTATGCGCAAGGCGCTCAGAGGTTTCCTGTCGCTGGCGGTGCTCATAGGTACCGTGACTGCGACGGGTGCCTCGGTCGATGCGGCTACCGCCGCTGAACCGGCCGCGTTGGAGTCCGCCCAGGCCGCTGCGGGCAGTGACAGCGGTACGAGCACGGACATCAAGGACCGCATCCTGGCCATCCCGGGAATGAGTCTGATCGAGGAGAAGCCGTACGCGGGCTACCGCTACTTCGTCCTCAACTACACCCAGCCGATCGACCACCGGCATCCGTCCAAGGGCACGTTCCAGCAGCGGATCACCCTGCTGCACAAGGACACGTCCCGCCCGACGGTCTTCTACACCAGCGGCTACAACGTCTCCACGAACCCCAGCCGCTCCGAGCCGACCCGGATCATCGACGGCAACCAGGTCTCGCTGGAGTATCGCTTCTTCACCCCGTCCCGTCCGGCACCCGCCGACTGGTCGAAGCTCGACATCTGGCAGGCCGCCAGCGACCAGCACCGCGTCTTCACCGCGCTGAAGCAGATCTACACCAAGAACTGGCTGACCACCGGTGGCTCGAAGGGCGGCATGACCGCCACGTACTTCGAGCGCTTCTACCCCAAGGACATGGACGGCGTCGTCGCGTACGTCGCGCCGAACGACGTGGTCAACAAGGAGGACTCGGCGTACGACCGGTTCTTCGAGAAGGTCGGCACCAAGGAGTGCCGCGACCGGCTGAACGGTGTGCAGCGTGAGGCGCTGATCCGCCGTGAGCCGCTGGAGAAGAAGTACAAGGAGTACGCCGCCGAGAACGGCTACACCTTCAACACCGTCGGCTCGCTCGACAAGGCGTACGAAGCCGTCGTCATGGACTACGTCTGGGCGTTCTGGCAGTACAGCCTGCTCGCCGACTGCGATGCCATCCCGGCCGACGCCAAGACCGCCCCCGACCAGGCGATCTGGGACTCGATCGACGGCATCTCCGGCTTCTCCTTCTACACGGACCAGGGCCTGAACACGTACACGCCGTACTACTACCAGGCGGGCACGCAGCTCGGCTCCCCGGACATCGAGCAGCCGTGGCTCGGCAACCTCAGCCGGTACGGGTACCAGCCGCCGCGCAACTTCGTGCCGCGTGACATCTCGATGAAGTTCCAGCCGTCGGTGATGCGTGACGTCGACAGCTGGATCAAGCACCACGCCCACCACATGCTGTACGTGTACGGGGAGAACGACCCGTGGGGCGCGGAGCGGTTCCGCCTCGGTGCGGGCGCCCGCGACAGCTACGTCTACACGGTGGCGGGCGGCAACCACGGCTCCAATGTGGCCGGTCTCGCCGCCGACGAGAAGGCGAACGCCACTGCGGCCATTCTGCGCTGGGCGGGCGTCGCCCCGGCCGCCGTGCAGTCGGACCCGGCGAAGGCGAAGCCGCTCGCTCCGTTTGACGCGCGCCTCGACAAGAAGGACCTGACGAGCGAGCGCAGGCAGGGCCCCGCGCTGCGGCCGTAACAGGCCGGCACGGCGTGATGAGTGCCGGGCTCGAACCCCCCACGGTTCGGGCCCGGCACTTGCGCACTCCCTTCCGTCAGTACGTCAGCCCGTAGCCGACCGGGTACAGCACCTGCGTCGGGTCACCCGCCCGCTGGACCGGGACCGGGAGCCTGCCCTGCGGTTCGGCGCGGCCCGCGATCACCCTGGCGGCCGCCCGTAGTTCGACATCCGTCCAGGAGTAGGCGGCCAGGCTCGCCGCGTGGGCGGGCAGTTGGGCGATGTCGTACGGGTTGCGGATCGCGAGCGTGATCACCGGAACGCCGGTCGCCACGAGAGCGCCGACCAGGGTGCGCTGCGAACTGGTCGCCGACACGTTGTACGTCCCCACGATCACCGCGTCCTTGCCCTGCGCTGCCGCCACCGCCTCGGCGATCTTCGCCTGGGAGGGTGCGGTGCCGGTGGACAGGGCGGTCGCCGCGTAACCCAGTTCGCCGAAGGCGGTGGCGAGGGTGGTGGTCGGCGGCCCGGTGGTGCCGGACGGGGAGGCCGGATCGGCGCCGACCACCAGAAGGTTCTTGTGGGAGCGGCGCGACAGCGGCAGCACCGCACCGTTGTTGGTGAGCAGGGTGGTGGTGTGCTCGGCGATGCGGTCGGCGGCGGCGAGGTGCGCCCGGGTGCCGACGGCACGGTCCACGCCGCGGTGGGTGACGAACGGGTCGTCGAACAGCCCCAGCTTCGTCTTCAGCCGCAGGATGCGCAGGATCGATTCCTCGATCCGGGCCTCACTGACCTCGCCGCTCTTCACGGCCGCGAGGAGCGCGTTCCAGGAGACATCGAGGTTCGGCGGGTTCAGCAGCTGGTCCACGCCCGCCTGCAGGGCCAGGACGGGCACGCGTTCGTCGCCGTACTTCGTCCGCACGC harbors:
- a CDS encoding S28 family serine protease, with product MRKALRGFLSLAVLIGTVTATGASVDAATAAEPAALESAQAAAGSDSGTSTDIKDRILAIPGMSLIEEKPYAGYRYFVLNYTQPIDHRHPSKGTFQQRITLLHKDTSRPTVFYTSGYNVSTNPSRSEPTRIIDGNQVSLEYRFFTPSRPAPADWSKLDIWQAASDQHRVFTALKQIYTKNWLTTGGSKGGMTATYFERFYPKDMDGVVAYVAPNDVVNKEDSAYDRFFEKVGTKECRDRLNGVQREALIRREPLEKKYKEYAAENGYTFNTVGSLDKAYEAVVMDYVWAFWQYSLLADCDAIPADAKTAPDQAIWDSIDGISGFSFYTDQGLNTYTPYYYQAGTQLGSPDIEQPWLGNLSRYGYQPPRNFVPRDISMKFQPSVMRDVDSWIKHHAHHMLYVYGENDPWGAERFRLGAGARDSYVYTVAGGNHGSNVAGLAADEKANATAAILRWAGVAPAAVQSDPAKAKPLAPFDARLDKKDLTSERRQGPALRP